The Chryseobacterium aureum genome contains a region encoding:
- a CDS encoding NAD(P)H-dependent flavin oxidoreductase, translating into MWNKNRITELLGIEYPILQGPFGGGLSTAELTATVSNLGGLGGFGAYTLSPQEIYDIHKAIQSKTDKPYNLNLWVNDHDIISAEHTKAQYQKAAETFRPYFDLLQTDIPAPPLSFESKFQNQLNVIFDIKPKVFSFMFGLLDENIIENLHRNGTVVLGNATTLDEAVALERTGVDIIVASGFESGGHRPSFLDQAELSTTGTFALIQLIKDRVKIPVVAAGGIASGRGIAGAFKLGADAVQIGTAFLATEESGALPIHKEFLFSDAAKSTTLSRAYTGRLGRGITTKITRDVLAGTDQILPFPLQTHFMGALRKAALEQHKNELVFFWCGQIAPLLKHKKASALMRSLIEEASELLR; encoded by the coding sequence ATGTGGAATAAAAACAGAATTACGGAATTATTAGGGATTGAATATCCTATCCTGCAAGGTCCATTTGGCGGAGGTCTTTCCACCGCTGAACTCACAGCCACAGTGAGCAATCTTGGCGGATTGGGAGGTTTCGGAGCATATACCCTGTCACCCCAGGAAATCTATGATATTCACAAAGCCATACAATCCAAAACGGATAAACCTTACAATCTTAATCTTTGGGTAAATGATCATGATATCATTAGCGCAGAACATACAAAAGCGCAATATCAAAAGGCAGCTGAGACTTTCAGGCCTTACTTTGATCTTTTGCAAACGGATATTCCTGCTCCGCCGCTTTCATTTGAATCAAAATTTCAAAATCAGCTGAATGTCATTTTTGATATAAAGCCTAAAGTCTTCAGCTTCATGTTTGGACTATTAGATGAAAATATCATTGAAAACCTTCACCGGAATGGAACTGTTGTGCTGGGAAATGCCACTACACTGGATGAAGCAGTAGCTCTGGAAAGAACTGGTGTGGATATTATTGTAGCTTCCGGTTTTGAAAGTGGCGGGCACAGACCTTCTTTTCTGGATCAGGCAGAACTTTCTACAACGGGAACTTTTGCTTTGATTCAATTAATTAAAGATCGTGTAAAAATCCCTGTAGTGGCTGCCGGAGGAATTGCCAGCGGCCGCGGAATAGCAGGTGCTTTCAAACTGGGAGCTGATGCCGTACAGATCGGAACTGCTTTTCTGGCGACTGAAGAATCCGGCGCGCTCCCTATACACAAAGAATTTTTATTTTCTGATGCCGCTAAATCTACTACACTTTCCAGAGCGTATACAGGCAGATTAGGACGTGGGATTACTACAAAAATTACAAGAGATGTATTGGCTGGAACGGACCAGATACTCCCTTTCCCTTTGCAGACTCATTTTATGGGAGCATTGAGAAAAGCGGCTTTGGAACAGCACAAGAATGAGCTGGTATTCTTCTGGTGTGGCCAGATAGCTCCGCTTTTAAAGCATAAAAAAGCCTCTGCTTTAATGAGATCATTAATAGAAGAGGCTTCTGAATTATTACGGTAA
- a CDS encoding deoxyguanosinetriphosphate triphosphohydrolase: MNLNQIFTNQRTGNNPQTKASRTDFQRDFDRIIFSSAFRRLQNKTQVFPLPGSVFVHNRLTHSLEVSSVGRSLGSIIGEFIAEDFKGELTEDSKNFYLYNLGNVIAAACLCHDVGNPAFGHSGEDAIASYFERNEKDLKSKFNEKEWADLVNFEGNANAIRVLAQQQQGKDAGGIQLTFSTLASIAKYPCEAVAKKKGIIHRKKFGFFQNEKDIFLEIAKGTQLISECEEPHIFKRHPFVWLVEAADDICYNIIDMEDAHRLGIVSTADCKNLFFELVKSETDDVQRIETKLSSISNENEQISYLRAKVINALINKSIEMYKHNFETILEGNLGNGLLDIYKKENKALQDIASFSVEKIYNHKAVVEIENAGYNVMYELLDHFIPSILKPDENRKSYDEKALKLIPKQFIYNDGTDYQKVLGVIDFVSGMTDNYATDLYRKIKGIDIGMTV; the protein is encoded by the coding sequence ATGAATTTAAACCAGATTTTCACCAATCAACGTACAGGAAACAATCCACAGACCAAAGCTTCACGAACTGATTTTCAAAGGGATTTCGACAGAATTATTTTCTCTTCTGCCTTCAGAAGGCTGCAGAATAAGACGCAGGTTTTTCCTCTTCCGGGAAGTGTTTTTGTACATAACAGACTTACGCATTCTTTGGAAGTATCCTCTGTGGGAAGAAGTTTAGGAAGTATTATCGGTGAATTTATTGCTGAAGATTTTAAAGGTGAACTTACTGAAGATTCTAAGAATTTTTATCTCTATAATTTAGGAAATGTGATTGCCGCAGCATGTTTGTGCCATGATGTGGGAAATCCTGCATTCGGACATTCCGGTGAAGATGCCATTGCAAGCTATTTTGAAAGAAACGAAAAAGATCTGAAATCAAAATTCAATGAAAAGGAGTGGGCCGATCTGGTTAATTTTGAAGGAAATGCCAACGCGATCAGAGTTCTGGCACAGCAGCAGCAAGGGAAAGATGCAGGGGGAATTCAACTTACTTTTTCTACGCTGGCAAGTATTGCCAAATATCCGTGTGAGGCGGTTGCGAAGAAAAAAGGGATTATTCACAGAAAGAAATTCGGGTTTTTCCAGAATGAGAAAGATATTTTCCTGGAAATTGCCAAAGGAACCCAGCTTATTTCTGAATGTGAAGAACCTCATATTTTCAAAAGACATCCTTTTGTATGGCTTGTGGAAGCGGCTGATGATATCTGCTACAACATTATTGATATGGAAGACGCTCACAGATTGGGAATTGTCTCAACTGCGGACTGCAAAAACTTATTTTTTGAACTGGTAAAATCCGAAACAGATGATGTTCAGAGAATTGAAACAAAATTAAGCTCCATCTCTAATGAAAATGAGCAGATTTCTTATTTGAGAGCAAAAGTAATCAATGCATTAATCAATAAATCTATTGAAATGTATAAGCATAACTTTGAAACAATTCTTGAAGGAAATCTTGGGAACGGCCTGCTTGATATTTATAAAAAAGAAAATAAAGCATTACAGGATATTGCCAGTTTCTCGGTAGAAAAAATTTACAATCACAAAGCCGTTGTTGAAATTGAAAATGCGGGGTACAACGTAATGTATGAGCTGCTGGATCATTTCATTCCTTCTATTCTGAAACCGGATGAAAACAGAAAATCCTATGATGAAAAAGCGTTGAAACTTATCCCCAAGCAATTCATTTATAATGACGGAACAGATTATCAGAAAGTTCTCGGAGTGATTGATTTTGTCTCAGGAATGACAGACAATTACGCCACCGATTTGTATCGAAAAATTAAAGGAATAGACATCGGTATGACCGTGTAA
- a CDS encoding sensor histidine kinase — protein MKYSPWKFEETFVMDFLVEAKYGFRRHLLFLIFFFFLMYSARFWHWYSGIYQYYVLFFVYIVLITMVYINIYVLVPRFFFKTKYVTYLALLVLMGVVGLNFIGYGFKLFFEEFRVKNILRENEKGGIYEGVLMCIPIIMTTTTIKLLQKWISDNKKINELSNLTLNMELNELRNQINPHFLFNMLNNVKALIRTDPAKASVVIVKLSEFLRYQLYENSEEKTLLTSEIDFLSNFLNLEKIRRDNFSFDIHTNVDKRIVSSTFIPPNLFTTFVENAVKHSVDLSGGASYVKIEIRIENRQLHFRCINSRSEQYAVSDSKNSGLGLANITRRLELLYNGTFDLQIASGDKEYSVNVKIPV, from the coding sequence ATGAAATACAGCCCGTGGAAATTTGAAGAAACCTTCGTCATGGATTTTTTGGTGGAAGCGAAGTATGGATTCCGGAGGCATCTGCTGTTTCTTATTTTCTTTTTCTTTTTGATGTACAGCGCGAGGTTCTGGCATTGGTATTCGGGAATATACCAATACTATGTTTTATTTTTTGTGTACATCGTTCTTATTACGATGGTTTATATTAATATCTATGTATTGGTTCCTCGGTTTTTCTTTAAAACAAAATATGTCACCTATCTTGCTTTGCTCGTTCTGATGGGAGTGGTGGGGCTTAATTTTATAGGATATGGTTTTAAGCTGTTCTTCGAAGAATTCAGAGTGAAAAATATTCTTAGAGAAAATGAAAAAGGAGGAATTTATGAAGGTGTCCTGATGTGCATTCCGATTATCATGACCACCACTACCATAAAACTGCTGCAAAAATGGATTAGTGATAATAAAAAGATCAACGAACTGAGCAATCTTACCCTGAATATGGAACTGAATGAGCTGAGAAACCAGATCAACCCTCATTTTCTGTTCAATATGCTCAATAATGTAAAAGCACTGATACGAACAGATCCGGCAAAAGCTTCCGTGGTGATTGTAAAGCTCTCAGAATTTCTCAGGTATCAGCTTTATGAAAACAGTGAAGAAAAAACCTTACTCACTTCCGAGATTGATTTTCTTTCCAATTTTTTAAACCTTGAAAAGATAAGACGCGATAATTTCTCTTTTGATATCCATACAAATGTTGATAAAAGAATCGTTAGCAGTACTTTTATTCCGCCCAATTTATTTACCACCTTTGTAGAAAATGCAGTAAAACACAGTGTGGATCTTAGTGGGGGAGCGTCTTATGTGAAAATAGAAATCCGTATTGAGAACAGGCAGCTTCATTTCAGATGCATCAATTCCAGAAGTGAGCAGTATGCAGTTTCAGACAGTAAAAACAGCGGTTTGGGACTCGCCAATATCACCAGAAGACTTGAGCTTCTTTATAATGGTACTTTTGACCTTCAGATAGCGTCCGGTGACAAAGAATATAGTGTAAATGTAAAAATTCCCGTGTGA
- a CDS encoding LytR/AlgR family response regulator transcription factor: protein MNCIIIDDEPLARSEMRSLISEISGIDVLGEFSNAPSALEFLKDNEADIIFLDIEMPMVTGLEFAEMLPKKSLIIFTTAYSQYALKSYELEAVDYLLKPIDPQRLEKAIDKAVLYTELLSKDTVKNTVESNTADFLFIKAERRFYKISFSDIKFIEGLKDYVVIHTKQQKLITAMNLKTIHQKISGETFIRVSKSYVVNMNFIDSFDNHSVYIGDSEIPLGEVYRAEFFTKFAGGLLNSD from the coding sequence ATGAATTGTATTATAATAGATGATGAACCCCTGGCAAGATCCGAAATGAGATCACTGATTTCCGAAATCTCAGGTATTGATGTGCTTGGTGAATTTTCCAATGCTCCCTCTGCCCTGGAGTTTCTTAAAGATAATGAAGCAGATATTATTTTTCTGGATATCGAAATGCCTATGGTAACAGGTCTTGAGTTTGCAGAAATGCTTCCTAAAAAATCCCTGATTATTTTTACGACCGCCTATTCCCAATATGCCCTGAAGAGCTATGAACTGGAAGCCGTTGATTATCTCCTGAAGCCCATTGATCCCCAAAGACTGGAAAAAGCGATTGATAAAGCCGTCCTTTATACAGAACTTTTGTCTAAAGATACAGTGAAAAATACAGTGGAATCCAATACAGCAGACTTTCTGTTCATTAAAGCAGAGCGAAGATTCTATAAGATCAGTTTTTCAGATATTAAGTTTATAGAGGGGCTTAAAGATTATGTGGTTATTCACACAAAGCAGCAAAAGCTGATCACGGCCATGAATTTGAAAACCATTCACCAGAAAATATCCGGAGAAACTTTCATCAGAGTCAGCAAATCCTACGTTGTAAATATGAATTTTATTGATTCCTTTGATAATCATAGTGTATACATAGGAGATTCTGAGATTCCTCTCGGAGAAGTTTACAGAGCTGAGTTCTTTACAAAATTTGCCGGAGGACTTCTTAATTCAGACTGA
- a CDS encoding DNA-formamidopyrimidine glycosylase family protein, producing MPEGPSILLMKESLQPFAGQQVTEISGNAPFEKDSFIGQLLVEIRTFGKQTYLVFEKAAIRIHLLMFGSYSINEQTKPDKSLRLALFFSTGSMYFYTCSVKAVDLEYLSAIDWEADIMSDLWNPKKAEEKLKSNPEMMVCDALMNQDIFSGVGNIIKNEVLFRIGVQPESLLGNLPSPKRKELIAEARNYSFDFLKWKRESVLKKHWLAHTKSVCPICGQKLINKQTGRGKRRSFFCERDQKLY from the coding sequence ATGCCTGAAGGTCCCTCCATCCTATTAATGAAAGAAAGCCTGCAGCCATTTGCAGGCCAGCAAGTAACAGAAATTTCGGGAAATGCCCCATTTGAAAAAGACTCTTTTATCGGGCAGCTTCTTGTAGAAATCCGTACATTCGGAAAGCAGACTTATCTTGTTTTCGAAAAAGCAGCGATCCGTATCCATTTATTAATGTTTGGCTCTTACAGTATTAATGAACAGACCAAACCGGATAAAAGTTTACGCTTAGCCTTGTTTTTTTCCACCGGAAGCATGTATTTCTACACCTGTTCTGTAAAAGCAGTAGACCTTGAATACCTCTCTGCAATTGACTGGGAAGCGGATATTATGAGCGATCTTTGGAATCCGAAAAAAGCTGAAGAGAAACTAAAATCCAATCCGGAAATGATGGTTTGTGATGCATTGATGAATCAGGATATTTTTTCAGGTGTTGGAAATATTATAAAAAATGAGGTTCTTTTCAGAATAGGGGTTCAGCCTGAAAGTTTGCTGGGTAATCTTCCTTCTCCCAAAAGAAAAGAACTTATCGCAGAAGCCAGAAATTACAGTTTTGATTTTCTGAAATGGAAAAGAGAATCTGTTTTGAAAAAGCACTGGCTGGCTCACACGAAATCTGTCTGCCCCATATGTGGTCAGAAGCTTATTAACAAACAGACAGGTCGGGGCAAAAGAAGAAGTTTCTTTTGTGAAAGAGACCAGAAACTTTATTAG